A single region of the Mycoplasma mycoides subsp. mycoides SC str. PG1 genome encodes:
- the yihA gene encoding ribosome biogenesis GTP-binding protein YihA/YsxC, with the protein MIKQASFITSSANKSNWIDDDVSEICLIGRSNVGKSSFINSLTNNNKLAKISNTPGKTRLLNFFEINKGEYRLVDAPGYGYAKVDDNLKIQFAKMMEEYFINRRNLKGVFLLLDLRHKPSNDDIMMYQFLKHYNIPVVIIGTKLDKLKKSEYVKNEKMIKETISFYQEDDFVKISNLNKTNIIKCYELIDKLLGSK; encoded by the coding sequence ATGATAAAACAAGCTAGTTTTATAACTTCATCAGCAAATAAAAGCAATTGAATAGATGATGATGTTAGTGAAATTTGTTTAATTGGTAGAAGTAATGTTGGAAAATCTAGTTTTATAAATTCACTTACAAATAATAATAAACTAGCAAAAATCTCAAATACTCCTGGAAAAACTAGATTATTAAATTTTTTTGAAATCAATAAAGGAGAGTATCGCTTAGTTGATGCTCCAGGATATGGTTATGCTAAAGTTGATGATAATTTAAAAATTCAATTTGCAAAAATGATGGAAGAATATTTTATTAATCGCAGAAATTTAAAAGGAGTTTTTTTATTATTAGATCTAAGACATAAACCTAGTAATGATGATATAATGATGTATCAATTTTTAAAACATTATAATATACCAGTTGTTATAATTGGTACTAAATTAGATAAATTAAAAAAAAGTGAGTATGTTAAAAATGAAAAAATGATCAAAGAAACAATAAGTTTTTATCAAGAAGATGACTTTGTTAAGATTTCTAATTTAAATAAGACTAATATTATTAAGTGTTATGAGTTAATAGATAAACTTTTAGGGAGTAAATAG
- a CDS encoding SDR family oxidoreductase, with protein sequence MKKLVVITGASSGIGLACAKYFSNKGHPLLILARRKELLDDLNLPNTLTARVDVRDFDQLDQAIKQAENIYGPVDLLINNAGIMILEKYQDQKLEDKYNMIDINIKGVINGMDAVLKSMLKQNHGTIVNISSVAARYTYTDHSVYCGSKYAINAITEQLRRELSNTNIRFTLIEPAIVNTNLLNSTTNKQVKDDYQKSIDEINGGLKPEQIAQTIYYVYCLPDDVMIPELMIAHTNESEV encoded by the coding sequence ATGAAAAAATTAGTTGTTATTACTGGAGCAAGTTCTGGAATCGGTTTAGCTTGTGCTAAGTATTTTTCAAATAAAGGTCATCCTTTATTAATACTTGCAAGAAGAAAAGAATTATTAGATGATTTAAACTTACCAAATACTTTAACTGCTAGAGTTGATGTTAGAGATTTTGACCAATTAGATCAAGCAATTAAACAAGCAGAAAATATATATGGTCCAGTTGATCTATTAATTAATAATGCTGGAATTATGATTCTAGAAAAATATCAAGATCAAAAATTAGAAGATAAATACAATATGATTGATATTAACATTAAAGGTGTTATTAATGGAATGGATGCTGTTTTAAAAAGTATGTTAAAACAAAATCATGGAACAATAGTTAATATTTCAAGTGTTGCAGCTAGATATACTTATACTGATCATTCAGTTTATTGTGGATCTAAATATGCCATTAACGCAATAACTGAACAATTAAGAAGAGAACTAAGCAATACTAATATTAGATTTACTTTAATTGAACCAGCAATTGTTAACACTAATTTATTAAATAGTACAACAAATAAACAAGTAAAAGATGATTATCAAAAATCAATTGATGAGATCAATGGTGGATTAAAACCAGAACAAATTGCTCAAACTATTTATTATGTGTATTGCTTACCAGATGATGTGATGATTCCTGAATTAATGATTGCTCACACTAATGAATCTGAAGTTTAA
- the greA gene encoding transcription elongation factor GreA encodes MSKEIILTQEGLEELKAELKHLLKVVRPKVIEELVEARNQGDLSENADYDAARNRQAEVEARIKEVETLINRAKVIDDSKTHSTGEVKIGSTVQFVSSLDNKLKEIKIVGAIEADPFSNLISNESPIAKAIIGKKVNTTVEIKDISKPYKITIKSIK; translated from the coding sequence ATGTCAAAAGAAATTATTTTAACTCAAGAAGGATTAGAAGAACTAAAAGCAGAACTTAAACATCTTTTAAAAGTTGTTAGACCTAAAGTAATTGAAGAATTAGTTGAAGCACGTAATCAAGGTGACTTAAGTGAAAATGCTGATTATGATGCTGCTAGAAACAGACAAGCTGAAGTTGAAGCAAGAATTAAAGAAGTTGAAACTTTAATTAATAGAGCTAAAGTTATTGATGATTCTAAAACTCATTCAACTGGTGAAGTTAAAATTGGATCAACTGTACAATTTGTTTCAAGTTTAGATAATAAATTAAAAGAAATCAAAATTGTTGGTGCTATTGAAGCTGATCCTTTTTCTAATCTAATTTCTAATGAATCACCAATAGCTAAAGCTATAATTGGTAAAAAAGTTAATACTACTGTTGAAATTAAAGATATTTCAAAACCTTACAAAATCACAATTAAAAGCATTAAATAA
- the uvrC gene encoding excinuclease ABC subunit UvrC, whose protein sequence is MSLKQQVDLLPNKPGCYLFFNKDNDVIYVGKAKNLKKRVSTYFNKAYNIKTTRLVREITDLKYFIVDNEKESLLLEKNLIKKYHPKYNVLLNDDKTYPYIIITNQKDPMYKYVRKYDKKALKNYGPLPIGSNARSILLTLQRLFPLRMCQGNLNKPCLYYHLNQCSGACFKQVDPSYYEYQIKQVDKFFKGEINQVKQTLVKQMQKASDNLQFEQAQRIKDQITSLDFITAKQNVDIVTNKNIDVVNYEINQDKICFVILFYRLGQLTYKDEYIQNYEGQNLSELFNSYLQQIYQKNIYPDVLLIPNEIELLDLDQNLLEFSSYSLNKQDDVFIKLAKQNAIDSLNKSVISHNVNSGDEIEILEQLKQISNASKYLKRIEVFDISNIYSQFITGACIVYINAKPIRNEFRKYNIDPSYTSDFSRMKFMLEKRFLKQIKEKEQLPDLVIVDGGIIQIHAAKEVLNKLNLKIDVIGLSKDDHHKTRYLIDIFEQTIDIKNFKKLYNFLTSLQIRVDEYAKSGFRKKYHNQLNDQILLIKGVGKKTNLKLYKHFKTIDNIKNASFDELNKVINNKKITNLIISNLNK, encoded by the coding sequence ATGAGTTTAAAACAACAAGTTGATTTATTACCAAATAAACCTGGTTGTTATTTATTTTTTAATAAAGATAATGATGTGATTTATGTTGGAAAAGCTAAAAATCTAAAAAAAAGAGTTAGTACTTATTTTAATAAAGCTTATAATATCAAAACAACAAGACTAGTTAGAGAAATTACTGATTTAAAATATTTTATTGTTGATAATGAAAAAGAATCATTATTATTAGAAAAAAATCTAATTAAAAAATATCATCCAAAATATAATGTTTTATTAAATGATGATAAAACATATCCATACATAATAATTACTAACCAAAAAGATCCAATGTATAAATATGTAAGAAAATATGATAAAAAAGCTTTAAAAAACTATGGACCTTTACCAATTGGAAGTAATGCTAGATCTATTTTATTAACACTACAACGTTTATTTCCTTTAAGAATGTGTCAAGGTAATTTAAATAAACCTTGTTTATACTATCATTTAAATCAATGTTCTGGAGCTTGTTTTAAACAGGTTGATCCTAGTTATTATGAATATCAAATAAAACAAGTTGATAAATTTTTTAAAGGAGAAATTAATCAAGTAAAACAAACTTTAGTTAAACAAATGCAAAAAGCTAGTGATAATTTACAATTTGAACAAGCTCAAAGAATTAAAGATCAAATTACTAGTCTAGATTTTATTACTGCAAAACAAAATGTTGATATTGTCACAAATAAAAATATTGATGTAGTTAATTATGAAATTAATCAAGATAAAATTTGTTTTGTAATATTGTTTTATAGATTAGGTCAACTAACTTATAAAGATGAATATATTCAAAATTATGAAGGTCAAAATTTAAGCGAATTATTTAATAGTTATTTACAACAAATTTATCAAAAAAATATTTATCCTGATGTTTTATTAATTCCAAATGAAATTGAATTATTAGATTTAGATCAAAACTTATTAGAATTTAGTTCATATAGTTTGAATAAACAAGATGATGTATTTATTAAATTAGCAAAACAAAATGCTATTGATAGTTTAAATAAATCAGTTATTTCACATAATGTTAATAGTGGAGATGAGATTGAAATTTTAGAGCAATTAAAACAAATCTCAAATGCATCAAAATATTTAAAACGTATTGAAGTATTTGATATATCAAATATTTATAGTCAATTTATAACTGGAGCTTGTATAGTTTATATTAATGCAAAACCAATTAGAAATGAATTTAGAAAATATAATATAGATCCAAGTTATACTTCAGATTTTAGTAGAATGAAGTTTATGCTAGAAAAAAGATTTTTAAAACAAATAAAAGAAAAAGAACAATTGCCAGATCTTGTTATTGTTGATGGTGGAATTATTCAAATTCATGCAGCTAAAGAAGTTTTAAATAAATTAAATTTAAAGATTGATGTTATTGGTTTAAGTAAAGATGATCATCATAAAACTAGATATTTAATCGATATTTTTGAACAAACCATTGATATTAAAAACTTTAAAAAATTGTATAACTTTTTAACAAGTCTACAAATCAGAGTTGATGAATATGCAAAATCTGGATTTAGAAAAAAATATCACAATCAGTTAAATGATCAAATTCTTTTAATAAAAGGTGTTGGTAAAAAAACTAATTTAAAATTATATAAACATTTTAAAACAATTGATAATATTAAAAACGCTAGTTTTGATGAGTTAAATAAAGTTATAAATAATAAAAAAATTACTAATTTAATTATTAGTAATCTTAATAAATAG
- a CDS encoding membrane protein translates to MKKIKKDQNFKSKMFLIYKTDFKKTKIIAILMLVLLIISMFRLTLVGQFLDDLLFSFLFGWFKYLLYFWLFFINFCLFKKLLISVKWKQFLKTSFFIMILASFLTLNFLIIQFVNNQTKTNNFNIYALWQNDILLQVIKFYDYHWYQNSIFLIDFKNWLNYFFNTNTYFNLYLFGGFISYLVCGIIWYTTLPAAYLTLVILLIINLVWLKTNDPFYLFKNKKNSVKTTTNLNNKIITNNQTNDEKLVIFENKLDDDLKQPVYKNEENILLTNLENVFLDTNFIDKMLFLKLEQTNFNKDEIFENKNKTNITDQFKQNHKSGILTDSEISPFKRNKPVKKISDNDFFNELFDEK, encoded by the coding sequence ATGAAAAAAATAAAAAAAGATCAAAATTTTAAATCCAAAATGTTTTTAATTTATAAAACAGATTTTAAAAAAACTAAAATAATTGCAATTCTAATGTTAGTGCTTTTAATTATTAGTATGTTTAGACTAACTTTAGTAGGCCAATTTTTAGATGATCTTTTATTTTCTTTTTTATTTGGTTGATTTAAATATTTATTATATTTTTGACTTTTTTTTATTAATTTTTGTTTATTTAAAAAACTTTTAATTTCAGTTAAATGAAAACAATTTTTAAAAACTAGCTTTTTTATAATGATTTTAGCTAGTTTTTTAACATTAAATTTTTTAATTATACAATTTGTTAATAATCAAACAAAAACAAATAATTTTAATATTTATGCTTTATGACAAAATGATATTTTATTACAAGTTATTAAATTTTATGATTATCATTGATATCAAAACTCAATCTTTTTAATAGATTTTAAAAATTGATTAAATTATTTTTTTAATACAAATACTTATTTTAATTTATATTTATTTGGTGGATTTATTTCTTATTTAGTTTGTGGAATTATTTGATATACAACTTTACCAGCAGCTTATTTAACTTTAGTTATTTTACTAATTATTAATTTAGTATGACTTAAAACTAATGATCCATTTTACTTATTTAAAAATAAAAAAAATTCAGTTAAAACTACAACTAATTTAAATAACAAAATTATTACTAATAATCAAACTAATGATGAAAAGTTAGTAATTTTTGAAAATAAATTAGATGATGATTTAAAACAACCAGTTTATAAAAATGAAGAAAATATTTTATTAACTAACTTAGAAAACGTATTTTTAGATACAAACTTTATTGATAAAATGCTTTTTTTAAAACTAGAGCAAACTAATTTTAATAAAGATGAGATTTTTGAAAATAAAAATAAAACAAATATAACTGATCAGTTTAAACAAAATCATAAATCAGGAATTTTAACAGATAGTGAGATTAGTCCTTTTAAAAGAAATAAACCAGTTAAAAAAATTAGTGATAATGATTTTTTTAATGAGTTGTTTGATGAAAAGTAG
- a CDS encoding APC family permease, which translates to MNDEKKMSLKEFIWMGFNYTVGVGFIGNLAIFSNIVDSKGNINVQSTGLHIFWIFGLLGFIASICALAFAKLSTIHKSDNNGGTYLYARTAFGRFTGLMVAFIQYVMLPFIIASQIWELLKTFLLTNLSGLDWGFDKIPNLGNWSSLVLDVLGIIIYFAFALVIFGGMKWFKKMANYSSAVKWATSFVLILAGIVIAFMNGTSNYQMWNNNYNESIHNLSFNAFSKAFVSCFFFFSGFESFATAGKNIKDPEKNLAKGIMIIMLVSSIFYIVIMAIFFAAVNPKQGFSQNMTTRLWNIHPISQIKWLSVLGVVIMFISQIALRANTSVQNALYGGTMLQPMAVEGFISEKYNKLNKDNIPVKASLLNIYVILLVSFIWLIIPDIIYGFQKPGTKLIFNVAQLTEASSAIIISLYIISVLALIKTAALKYIKLRIWEWISFSFALILLIVLFFYHYYALFDVIVKYANKNPSIELEDLIGAIVELLFVIISLTFAIIWYFTYYNKKLKQRLSTTQGRKLQRQLDAEFVLINTQKPYIRTKK; encoded by the coding sequence ATGAATGATGAAAAGAAAATGTCGTTAAAAGAATTCATTTGAATGGGTTTTAACTACACAGTTGGTGTTGGATTTATAGGTAATTTGGCAATATTTTCTAATATTGTTGATAGTAAAGGTAATATTAATGTTCAATCTACAGGATTACATATTTTTTGAATATTTGGATTATTAGGATTTATAGCTTCAATTTGTGCTTTAGCATTTGCTAAACTTTCTACTATTCATAAATCTGATAATAATGGTGGGACTTATTTATATGCAAGAACTGCTTTTGGAAGATTTACTGGATTAATGGTTGCATTTATTCAATATGTAATGTTGCCATTTATTATTGCATCTCAAATTTGAGAACTTTTAAAAACTTTTTTATTAACTAATTTATCAGGATTAGATTGAGGTTTTGATAAAATTCCAAATCTTGGTAATTGAAGTTCATTAGTTTTAGATGTTTTAGGAATTATTATATATTTTGCATTTGCATTAGTGATATTTGGTGGAATGAAATGATTTAAAAAAATGGCAAATTATTCATCAGCTGTAAAATGAGCAACTTCTTTTGTTTTAATTTTAGCTGGTATAGTTATAGCTTTTATGAATGGTACATCAAACTATCAAATGTGGAATAATAATTATAATGAATCAATACATAATTTGAGTTTTAATGCTTTTTCAAAGGCATTTGTTTCTTGTTTTTTCTTTTTTTCAGGGTTTGAATCGTTTGCAACAGCAGGTAAAAATATTAAAGATCCAGAAAAAAATCTAGCTAAAGGAATTATGATCATAATGTTAGTTTCTTCAATATTTTATATTGTGATTATGGCTATTTTCTTTGCAGCAGTTAATCCAAAACAAGGGTTTAGTCAAAATATGACAACTAGATTATGAAATATTCATCCTATTAGTCAAATAAAATGATTATCTGTTTTAGGTGTTGTTATTATGTTTATTTCACAAATTGCGCTAAGAGCAAATACCTCAGTGCAAAATGCTTTGTATGGTGGAACAATGCTTCAACCTATGGCTGTTGAAGGATTTATATCAGAAAAATATAACAAATTAAATAAAGATAATATTCCTGTTAAAGCTTCATTATTAAATATTTATGTAATTTTATTAGTTTCATTTATTTGATTAATTATTCCAGATATTATTTATGGTTTTCAAAAACCTGGAACTAAATTGATTTTTAATGTAGCTCAATTAACAGAAGCTTCAAGTGCTATTATTATTTCTTTATATATTATTAGTGTTTTAGCTTTAATAAAAACTGCTGCTTTAAAATATATTAAATTACGTATTTGAGAATGAATTAGTTTTAGTTTTGCTTTAATATTATTAATTGTGTTATTCTTTTATCACTATTATGCACTATTTGATGTGATTGTAAAATATGCTAATAAAAATCCAAGTATTGAATTAGAAGATTTAATAGGAGCTATTGTTGAGTTATTATTTGTAATAATTTCACTAACATTTGCAATCATTTGATACTTTACTTATTATAATAAAAAATTAAAACAGAGACTTTCAACTACACAAGGTAGAAAACTACAAAGACAACTAGATGCTGAATTTGTCTTAATTAATACACAAAAACCTTACATAAGAACAAAAAAATAG
- a CDS encoding ribonuclease J codes for MPDIKFTALGGQDERGKNLYVLEIDNDFFILDAGVKYPEKDILGIDTVIPKFDYIKQNKKKIKGIFLTNPSAYNMGAVPYLLKEIKAPIYCNEITELIAKIKFQKLRLKNKDHILKVVHDKDVLKIGNTKVEIFRTTSSSPQSFGYVFHTELGSIVYAGDYIIDGKEQSYFSTDYTHLSQIAKNGVLALISDAEFASRKDFTVPNHKIDKYILVPFKEKKTKIIVAIFEEDIHKLSQICMAAKENNRKIAVYGRTMDAVLRSNLIHEDLVIKPEDLMSIQEYVNSDNGVLIISGTGDDLYSKLAKIATSNDSLVEFTEKDLIILTNTPVAGVEKRHAQILDELARTDARLLALSDKNIWSMRASYEDIKMLTSILNPKYFIPVKALYKDFLNAEKAAIEAGVNNQNIGIIDNGEILKLSKNHLAISEHSAEHGNVYVDGSGIGDVGSIVLNERKQLATDGVIIVGATIDSRNKELISLIDTQMRGVLYIQEDNPIFKILQREITNLILEGQALYKKEPKKYDLNEIKKDITSKIKQLIKQESGKTPIVLVIINESDGKAYVPRNNKKRYNNNNKSTKSKKDKS; via the coding sequence ATGCCAGATATTAAATTTACTGCTCTGGGTGGTCAAGATGAAAGAGGAAAAAATCTATATGTTTTAGAAATAGATAATGATTTTTTTATTCTTGATGCTGGAGTTAAATATCCTGAAAAAGATATTTTAGGAATTGATACAGTGATTCCTAAATTTGACTATATTAAACAAAATAAAAAAAAGATAAAAGGAATTTTTTTAACAAATCCTAGTGCTTATAATATGGGAGCAGTTCCATATTTATTAAAAGAAATTAAAGCTCCAATTTATTGTAATGAAATTACAGAATTGATTGCAAAAATTAAATTTCAAAAATTAAGACTAAAAAATAAAGATCACATTTTAAAAGTAGTTCATGATAAAGATGTTTTAAAAATTGGAAACACTAAAGTTGAAATTTTTAGAACAACTTCATCTTCACCACAATCATTTGGATATGTTTTTCATACTGAATTAGGTTCAATTGTTTATGCTGGTGATTATATAATTGATGGAAAAGAACAATCTTATTTTTCAACTGATTATACTCATTTATCTCAAATTGCAAAAAATGGGGTTTTAGCTTTAATTAGTGATGCTGAATTTGCTTCAAGAAAAGATTTTACAGTTCCAAACCATAAAATAGATAAATATATTCTTGTTCCATTTAAAGAAAAAAAGACAAAAATTATTGTTGCTATTTTTGAAGAAGACATTCATAAGTTAAGTCAAATATGTATGGCTGCAAAAGAAAATAATAGAAAAATTGCAGTTTATGGAAGAACAATGGATGCTGTTTTAAGATCTAATTTAATTCATGAAGATCTAGTTATAAAACCAGAAGATTTGATGTCAATTCAAGAATATGTAAACTCAGATAATGGGGTTTTAATTATTTCAGGAACAGGTGATGATCTTTATTCAAAACTAGCAAAAATCGCTACTTCAAATGATAGTTTAGTTGAGTTTACTGAAAAAGATCTAATTATTTTAACAAATACCCCAGTTGCTGGAGTTGAAAAACGTCATGCACAAATTTTAGATGAGCTTGCAAGAACTGATGCTAGATTATTAGCTTTAAGTGATAAAAATATTTGATCTATGAGAGCAAGTTATGAAGATATTAAAATGTTAACTTCTATATTAAATCCAAAATATTTTATTCCAGTTAAAGCTTTATATAAAGATTTTTTAAATGCCGAAAAAGCAGCTATTGAAGCTGGAGTTAATAATCAAAATATCGGAATTATTGATAATGGTGAAATTTTAAAACTATCAAAAAATCATTTAGCAATATCAGAACATAGTGCTGAACATGGAAATGTGTATGTTGATGGTTCTGGAATTGGAGATGTTGGTTCAATAGTTTTAAATGAAAGAAAACAATTAGCCACTGATGGAGTAATTATAGTTGGAGCAACTATTGATAGTAGAAATAAAGAATTAATTTCTCTAATTGATACACAAATGCGTGGAGTTTTATATATTCAAGAAGATAATCCTATTTTTAAAATTTTACAAAGAGAAATCACTAATTTAATACTAGAAGGACAAGCTTTATACAAAAAAGAACCAAAAAAATATGATTTAAATGAAATCAAAAAAGATATAACATCTAAAATTAAACAATTAATCAAACAAGAATCAGGAAAAACTCCTATTGTTTTAGTGATTATTAATGAATCTGATGGTAAGGCTTATGTTCCTAGAAACAATAAAAAAAGATATAACAACAATAATAAAAGCACTAAATCTAAAAAAGATAAATCATAA
- a CDS encoding SDR family oxidoreductase, giving the protein MKPLVVITGASSGIGLACAKYFSNKGYPLLILARRKEILDNLNLPNTITAKVDVRDFNQLNDAIKKAENIYGPVDLLINNAGIMPMDQYVDQSLEDKYNTLDVNIKGVTNGMDAVLKSMLKQNHGTIVNISSVAGRYTYADHSIYNGSKFAVNAITEQVRRELSDTNIRFSLIEPAIVDTNLLSTTKNQKILDSYIARKNSLNGGLKPEQLAEVIYYIYSLPQDVVIPELMISHTNQKV; this is encoded by the coding sequence ATGAAACCATTAGTTGTAATTACTGGAGCAAGTTCTGGAATTGGATTGGCTTGTGCAAAATATTTTTCAAATAAAGGTTATCCTTTATTAATACTTGCAAGAAGAAAAGAAATATTAGATAATTTAAACTTGCCAAACACAATCACAGCAAAAGTTGATGTTAGAGATTTTAATCAATTAAATGATGCAATTAAAAAAGCAGAAAATATTTATGGTCCAGTTGATTTGTTAATTAATAATGCAGGAATTATGCCAATGGATCAATATGTTGATCAAAGTTTAGAAGATAAATATAATACTTTAGATGTCAATATTAAAGGTGTTACTAATGGGATGGATGCTGTTTTAAAAAGCATGTTAAAACAAAATCACGGAACAATAGTTAATATTTCAAGTGTTGCTGGAAGATATACTTATGCTGATCATTCTATTTATAATGGATCGAAATTTGCTGTTAATGCAATTACAGAACAAGTTAGAAGAGAATTAAGTGATACTAATATTAGATTTAGTTTAATTGAACCTGCAATTGTTGATACTAATTTATTATCAACAACTAAAAATCAAAAAATTTTAGATAGTTATATAGCAAGAAAAAATAGTTTAAATGGTGGATTAAAACCAGAGCAACTAGCTGAAGTTATTTATTATATTTATTCATTACCTCAAGATGTAGTGATTCCTGAATTAATGATTTCTCATACTAATCAAAAAGTTTAG
- a CDS encoding NAD(+)/NADH kinase: MKYSFITNKYEESSDIVDELLNILKNTDFKKDQNNPDICFVIGGDGTFLYAVHKYQSILDKLIFIPIKFGGIGFYTNKNRVDDLKKIDLNKIIEQPNITELGLIEVNYDDQKVYAINEIKITNQVRPLNLDIYINNEFLEQFKGTGLVFSTPSGSTGFMKSVNGAIIYPVVSLFEMQELMPISTNKFRTLNAPIIFSDNEHINLKLEDLNNVTLSADTYEYQFKNKELLIKLSRKKIKLLNLNKDKFNKIKILRDIFVLNDKTKN, from the coding sequence ATGAAATATAGTTTTATAACAAACAAATATGAAGAATCAAGTGATATTGTAGATGAATTATTAAACATATTAAAAAACACTGATTTTAAAAAAGATCAAAATAATCCTGATATTTGTTTTGTAATTGGTGGGGATGGTACTTTTTTATATGCTGTTCATAAATATCAATCTATTTTAGATAAATTGATTTTTATTCCAATCAAATTTGGTGGAATTGGATTTTATACTAATAAAAACAGAGTTGATGATTTAAAAAAAATTGATTTAAATAAAATTATTGAACAACCAAATATTACTGAATTAGGATTAATTGAAGTTAATTACGATGATCAAAAAGTTTATGCAATTAATGAAATAAAAATTACTAACCAAGTAAGACCGTTAAATTTAGATATTTATATTAATAATGAATTTTTAGAACAATTTAAAGGGACTGGTTTAGTCTTTTCAACACCAAGCGGATCTACTGGATTTATGAAATCAGTAAATGGAGCTATTATTTATCCTGTAGTTTCACTTTTTGAAATGCAAGAATTAATGCCAATATCAACAAATAAATTTAGGACTTTAAATGCTCCGATTATTTTTTCAGATAATGAACATATCAATTTAAAATTAGAAGATTTGAATAATGTTACTTTAAGTGCTGATACTTATGAATATCAATTCAAAAATAAAGAACTTTTAATTAAATTAAGTAGAAAAAAAATTAAATTATTAAATTTAAATAAAGATAAGTTTAACAAAATTAAAATTTTAAGAGATATTTTTGTTTTAAATGACAAAACAAAAAATTAA